The segment AAGGTGATCCCGGTCGACCGGGCGGGCAACCCGGGTCCGGAGGGCAGCTCCGCCGTCTACGCCTTCAAGACGTCCGACATCGTCAAGCCGGCCACCTACTACGGCTACTGGGGTGCCGATTCCACCACGGGCGGCACGCTCCTCGACGGCCCGGGTGTGGGCGGCACCGGGAAGTCCGCCGGTCCGTACCGCTTCGACGCCACGATCTCCGGAACCGTCACCCAGACCGCCGACCGCGCGGGCAACAGCCTCGGTGCCGTCCGCCTCGACGGCACCACCGGGCACGCCGTGACCGCGGCGCCCGTGGCCCGGAAGACCCCGCAGAACACCTTCGGCAGCCTCACCGCCATGGGCTGGGTCAAACTCGACCGCACCTTCGCCGCCGCCACGGTCCTCGGCCAGGACGGCACCGACCAGAGCGGATTCGCCCTCCGCTACCATCCGGCCCCCCGCTCCTGGGAGTTCGCGATGCCCCGCGGTGAGACCGGAACGGTTCAGGGCACCGCGGCGGCCCGGTCGGTCTCCACACCCCAGACCGGGGTATGGACCCATGTCGCCGGGGTCTACGACCATGCCGCCGGGAAACTCAGGCTGTTCGTCAACGGCCGGCAGGCGGCCGAGGCGGACCACACCAGCACCTGGTACGCGGCCGGGCCCACCACCATCGGGCGGGGCAAATCCGGCGGACTGCCGAAGGACTTCTGGCCCGGCGACCTGGACGACCTCCAGCTCTATCCCTGGGCGGCCACCGCCTTCGAGGTACAGCACCGGATGAAGAACCGCACCGCCTCCTATCTGCCCGCGGGCCGGTGGTCCTTCGACGAGGGCAGCGGCCGCATCAGCGCCGACCTGGAGAACAACGGGCATACGATCGCCCTCCACGACGGGACCACCTGGGCGAACCCCGGCCGCTCGGGCGCCGGACGGGCGCTGCGGCTCGACGGCCGCCAGACCCACGCGTACACCGCGGGACCCGTCGCCCGGAAGACCGCGCAGAACACCCTCGGCAGCTTCACCGCCGCCGCCTGGGTCCGCCTCAACAGCCTCGGTACGCAGGCGGTGGCGGTCAGCCAGGACGGCCGGTACGACAGCGGCTTCCTCCTCGGCTATTCGGCGGCGGCCGACCGCTGGACCTTCGGCATGAATCCGGCGGACGCCCCGGAGGAAGCGGCGGGCGTGTACGCGACGGCCGGCTCCGTCCCCCAGGCCGGGGTGTGGACCCATCTCGCCGGGGTGTACGACCACGGCGCCGGAACCATGGCGCTGTACGTCAACGGCAGACCCGCCGGAACCGCCGTCCACCGCTCCACCTGGTACCCGGACGGCGGCCTCCTGGTCGGCCGGGCGAAGAGCAACGGCACCCCGGGCGCCTACTGGCCGGGCGTCGTCGACGATGTGGAGATCACCGCGAAGGCGCTGACGGCGGCCCAGGTGCAGACACTGGCGCAGGCGCCCGACTTCCTCCCCGGGGCGCAGTGGAACCTCAACGACACCCCGGCCGACCGTACGGGCCACGGCCATACCCTCGCCCTGTCCCCCGGCGCCGGCTGGACCAGCGGAAAGGACGGCAGCGGACTCGCCTTCGACGGCATCGACGGCCACGCCTGGACCGCGGGCCGGGTGATCCGGCCCGACGCCGGATTCACCGTCGCCGCCTGGGTGAAACTCGACGCACTCGGCCGGGCGCAGACCATCGTCAGCCAGGACGGCACCGACCGCTCCGGTTTCAAGCTCTCCTACGACCCCGCCGGGTCCGGAGCCTGGACCTTCGGCATCACCGGGAACGCGCACACCGGCGGCACCGTGCCGGACAGAGTCCTCAGGGCGACCAACGTGCCGCGGACCGGTGTCTGGACCCATCTGGCGGGCGTCTACCGGGCGCCCCGGGTGGAGAAGGACGAACAGAGCGGCGAGATCAAGCTGTACGTCAACGGGCGCCTCCAGGCAGCGGAGGCGTACACCAGTGTCGCGGTCGCCGACGGTGTCCTGGCGATCGGCCGGGCCCGGCACGGCGGCCAGGCCGTGGAGAAACTGGCCGGGACCGTCGACACGGTCGAACTGCGCCCCGCGTCCGCGAACGCGGCCGCCCTCCAGGAGATGGGGAACATCACGTTCCCCTTCACCCAGAGCAATCAGGTGCAGCAGATCCCGGACCTGGCCGTGGTCGACAGCCCCTTGGATGTGAACGGGCTGACCCCCGATATGGTCGAGCGGCTCAAGCTCGACGTCCACATCGAACACACCTACCAGGGCGATCTGAAGCTGGAGCTGCTCGCGCCGGACGGCACGGTCTATCTGCTGGAGGATCTTCGGGGCACCGGTGACGTGGACGAGCTGAAGAAGAGCTACCGCCTCAACGCCGCCGCGGAGACCCCCAACGGCTTCTGGACCCTGCGGATCCACGACACGGTCATCGGCGACAGCGGTTCGCTGAAGCAGTGGTCCCTGTCGGCACCGATCGACGACGGGGAGGTTCGCGGAGTGCCGTGGTCCCCGCGCCCCGGCCCCGCCTTCCAGGTGGCCGCCGGTACCACGACCTCCCGGTCGGTGACCGTCTCCGGCCTGGTGGGCAACGCCCCCGACAATCTGACGCTCACGGTCGGCCCGCAGTACAGCTATGCCGGGTCGAGTCTGCGGATGATCCTGGTCGGGCCCCGGCCGTCACCCACCGCCGAACCCAGGGAGTACGTGCTCTATGACGGGCAGCGGCCGCCCCCGGCGGCGTCCAGCAGCTGCGCCCGTTACCAGACCCACCCCTACAACCTCAGGAGTCAGTACGTCGTGGACGCCTCCGCGTCCCCGGCGAACGGCGAGTGGACCCTGAAGTTCGAGAACCTCTCGTCCAGTACGGGACCGAACATCCTCAACTGGAGCCTGTCGTCGCCGATCAGCGACTCCGAACCGGCCAAGGCCCCCGACACCAAATTCGCCGACCCCGAGAACAAACCCATCACCAGTTGGCGGACCAGCGGCTACCTCTACCCCTGCGGGCTGCCCGGCACCGAGGCCCAGGACCTGCGGGTCGCCGTCGACATCCGGCATCCCAACCGGGGCGATCTGAAGCTGGAGCTGACCGGAGCGTCGAGGACGCTGCTCCTGGAGGACGTACCCGACTACGACACCGGAGAGGACGTCCGCAAGACGTACACACTCAAGGGCGTCGCCGTGCCGCCCGACACGGACTGGACCCTGGTGATCACCGACACCAGGACACAGTTCGCCGGCGAGCTCAACGAGTGGAGCGTGCAGACGCTGCCCAGCACCCCCGCCGTCTTCAAGGACGGCTGGAAGGGCGAGAACCTCACCGACGTACCCATCGCCGACGACGCCTGGAGCGAGTCGCCGATCACGGTCGAGACCGTGCCCGACCAGGGCACCCAGGCGCCCAGGGCCTGGCAGGTGTCCGTCGCGGTCAAGCACACCCACCGCGGCGACCTCGCGCTCTATCTGGAGGCCCCCGACGGCGAGGGCTACCTCCTGGAGAACCTCACCAGGGACGGCGGCGACACCGACGACCTCACCAAGACCTACACGGTCAACGCGGCGTCGAAGAAGGCCGAGGGGGTATGGAAGCTCCGGGTCCTGGACGCGGTCTGGGGCGACACCGGGGTGATCGACTCCTGGAGCCTGACCCCCGCCTCCTTCGCCACGGCGCTGACCACCACACCCGTGAAGTTCGCCGATCTGGCGGCCGCCGAAAGCCCGCTGACGATCGCCGAGGAGCGCGGCAACGCCCCCAACGGCATGCAGATACAGGCCGCCGTCACCCACACCCGGCCGGATCAACTGGTCGTCACCCTGCTCGCTCCGGACGGCTCCGCCTACGTCCTGCACGACAGGAAGCCCGTCCTGGGACCGGTGTTCGCGGTCGACGCCTCCGCCGAGGCGCTCAAGGGGACCTGGAAGCTGAAGGTCCAGGACACCGTCGCCGGGGAGGCCGGATCCATCGATTCCTGGGGCTTCGTCATGGCGCCGCAGGTCGCCTGGCCGGCCCGGAGCGGCCCGGCCATCACGGTGCCCGACTCGTCCCCGTACCGGACGTCCGGGTACACCTACGTCTCCGGGATCGCCGGGAACGCCCCGGCGGATCTTCGGGTGTCCGTGGCGACGACGGCCCGGCCCGGCAATCTCGAACTGGTGCTGGTCTCGCCGGACGGGACACGCTTCCCCCTCCACAGGCACGAGCAGACCTTCCCCGACCACTGGACGGTGAACGCCTCCGGGGAGCGGGCCAACGGCTCCTGGGAGCTGGAGGCGACCCGGACCGACTACTGCTGCACAGCCATGAAGATCGACTCCTGGAGCCTGTGGTCACCGGTGAACCAGGCGGCGAACCCGCCCGGGCCGAGGAACAAGTTCGCCAACGGCGCCGACGTCGCGATCCCCGACCAGTCGTGGAACCACGCCACCAGCTATCTGAACGTCTCCGGGATCACCGGGAACGCCGCCGTCGATCTGAAGGTCACCGTCGACATCCGGCACCCCCGCCGGGGCGACCTCCGACTGGAACTGGACGGGGACGTCCGGTACCCGCTGGAGGACTTCCCCGACGGTGACACGGGCGCCGATGTCTTCAAGACGTACGAACTGAGAGGCGTGGCCCAGCCCGCGAACCGGAGCTGGGAGCTGAGGGTCGTCGACACCCTCACCGGCAACACCGGGACCGTCGACGGCTGGGCGATCCAGATCCTGCCCAGTCCGCAGGCCACCGTGCCGGCCGGCTGGCGGGCCGAGAACCTCACCGATATCTCCGTCCCCGACGACGGCACCGCGGAGTCGCCCGTCACGGTCACCGGGCTCGCCGGGGTGGCCCCGAAGGACTGGGAGGTGTCCGTCGCCCTCAGGCATACCTACCGCGGGGATCTGCTGCTCCATCTGGTCGCCCCCGACGGCACCGCCTATCCGCTGGAGGATCTGGCACCCGGCGGAGACACGGACGATCTGACGAAGTCGTATGTCTTCAACGGCTCGTCGGAGTGGGCCGACGGGGTGTGGAAGCTCCGGGTCCGGGACCGGGTCTGGGGCGACACCGGGCATATCGACGCCTGGAGCCTGTCGGCCTCGCCGCCGGGCACCCCCGTCCCCGCCGTCGCCTGGCCGGAGCAGAACGGCTCCTCCTTCACGGTGCCCGACAGCAGCCCGTACACCGTGTCCTCGTACAAGAGGGTCACCGGGATCGCCGGGAACGCCCCGGCGGATCTGCGGGTCTCGGTGGCGACCACGGCCAATCCGGGCAATCTGGAACTGGAGCTGATCGCCCCGGACAACACCCGCTACCCGCTGCATCGCTGGGGGGCCGCGCTCCCGCCGTACTGGACCGTGGACGCCTCGGCCGAGACCGCGAACGGCGAATGGGTGCTGTGGGCGAAGCGGGCCGACCACTGCTGCACAGCCATGAAGATCGACTCCTGGCGGCTGTGGTCGCCCGCGGACCGGGCGCCGAGCGCGGCGGGACCGGTGACGAAGTTCGGTACCGGGACCGACCGGGCGATCTCCGACGACAGCACCAGCAACTATGTGTCCGCGCAGGTCACCGGGATCACCGGGAATGCCCCGGCCGATCTGCGGGTCGCCGTCGACATCGTCCATCCGCGGCGAGGTGAACTCGTCCTGACCCTGGAGGCCCCGGACGGCACCTCCTATCCGCTGGAGGACTTCCCCGACGCCGACACCACCGCCGACGTGTTCAAGACCTACCTCGTCAATGCCTCCCCGGAAGTCGCCAACGGCACCTGGTATCTGGCCGTCCGGGACATCAAGACCGGCAACACGGGCACGGTCGACGGCTGGAGCCTCAATATGGGCGGGCTGCGGACCGTCGCCCCCGGTACCCGGTTCGAGAACCCGGCCGACGTACCGCTGAGCGACAACGGCACCACCGAATCAACCGTGTCGATCTCCTCCATCACCGGCCGGGCACCCGCCGGACTGAAGGTGCAGACGATCATCCGGCATTCCCACCGCGGCGATCTGAAGCTGGAGCTGATCGCCCCCGACGGCACCCCCTATCTGCTGGAGAACCTCACCGGCTCCGGCGACGCCGACGACGTCGTCGACGAGTACAGCGTCGACGTCTCCGAGGAACAGGCGGGCGGCACCTGGAGACTCCGGATCGCGGACGGGGCACTCGGGGACACCGGGCTCATCGACGCCTGGAGCCTGACGTTCCCCGCACCGCTGAAGTACCACCACAACGGCGCGGTGACCGTCGCCGACGCCGGGGCGCCCGCGCACAGCCAGATCCCGGTGCTCGGCCGGGCCGGGAACGCCCCCGCGGACCTCCGGGTCGTCGTCGACGTACGGCATCCGCGCCGGGGCGATCTGATCCTGCATCTGGTCGCTCCCGACGGTACGGCCTATCTGCTGGAGGACGTGCCCGACACCGATACCGCGGCCGATGTACGGCAGACCTACCGCGTCGACGCGTCGGCGGAGGGCGCGGGCGGCAACTGGTCGCTGCGGGCCCAGGACACCAAGTCCGGGCAGAGCGGGACCATCCAGGCGTGGAGCCTCCAGTTCGGGGGCCCGTAGGCATACAGCCACTGAGGGGGAAGGGGGGCGGCGGCCGGCCGGGGTGAACCCGGGGCACGCGGGACGCGTGCACGGGGTGCCCGGGATTCCGGCCCGCCGCCGCACCCCCGCCGAACGGGGGCGGGCGCTGTCCGGGCGCTCGCCCCCGTTCCGTACGCCGTGCCTGTCGATACGGCCCGCTCCTCGTGGAGGAACCCGACCCATGCCGACGAACCCGAACCTCTTCCCGGCCCCGGCCCTCTTCCCGGCCCCGGCCCTCTTCCCGGCCCCGGCCCCGAACCCGAACCTGAACCCGGCCCTCTTCCCGGCCCCGAACCCGATCCGGCGCGTGACCCCGAACCGGCGCGGGGTTCTTCTCGCCGCCGCGCACACCGTCCTGCTGATCGCCGCCGGAACCGGTCTCACCGGCTGCGGCGGGACCGCGTCACCGGCCGCCGAAACCCCCGCGACCGGTGCCCCGGCCGCCGGAACCG is part of the Streptomyces qinzhouensis genome and harbors:
- a CDS encoding proprotein convertase P-domain-containing protein; this encodes MRIRVGTVLSVAALLTGSVTAAGPAAAREPGAAVRPTTAAAGAGAGAGTGAKTGPVAPAKGKAAAEGSAAEGSAGERSAGERARRTGKPVEITELRTPETTVFVKPDGTFRATVHRQPVRVRTAEGWVPVDTTLVERPDGTVGPKAAVVPVAFSGGGNRAAPLVRVRQQDGEFGLNLAGRLPKPVLEGDTAVYRSVLPGVDIRLTAEATGYTPALVVHSATAARDPRVRAFRFGLHRKGTAAATPPSTMAAAVPFTREAAVRTGRATGKPEVAPVPWRVSRTGGVTVAAGTLAGAVPATAFPMTVPGPSERTERLHWMLLSHNTRTQVKATYWDSTHIGQVGRIQGDDLRWRSYYEMDTSAFAGKRIIKATFSVFQYWAESCTPKPVELWHIDRITAATTWDSTVFHRKVGQSSLGHGHSEQLCRGHPIGFDVKDLVMEAADKRWPTTSFALRAQENPDSYAARRYLDRVAPFFTDPVLALSVDYNTVPDRATDLKVGDQSCAAGEPATTSAVPRLSAVVTDADNVRHNQALTAVFRWWEGAGAPSGQVFSQPQNNSGTNPAVLALENVPQAALQDGVTYTFGVTADDGRDSSDGRPWCTFTVDLTPPTTPPLITSADFPPPPAPGPPIYTPGRFTVDARGDWDITGFQYGFGESPKIESTPGTVATDAPGGVAVIDYIADRFMAGFGTKANYLKVIPVDRAGNPGPEGSSAVYAFKTSDIVKPATYYGYWGADSTTGGTLLDGPGVGGTGKSAGPYRFDATISGTVTQTADRAGNSLGAVRLDGTTGHAVTAAPVARKTPQNTFGSLTAMGWVKLDRTFAAATVLGQDGTDQSGFALRYHPAPRSWEFAMPRGETGTVQGTAAARSVSTPQTGVWTHVAGVYDHAAGKLRLFVNGRQAAEADHTSTWYAAGPTTIGRGKSGGLPKDFWPGDLDDLQLYPWAATAFEVQHRMKNRTASYLPAGRWSFDEGSGRISADLENNGHTIALHDGTTWANPGRSGAGRALRLDGRQTHAYTAGPVARKTAQNTLGSFTAAAWVRLNSLGTQAVAVSQDGRYDSGFLLGYSAAADRWTFGMNPADAPEEAAGVYATAGSVPQAGVWTHLAGVYDHGAGTMALYVNGRPAGTAVHRSTWYPDGGLLVGRAKSNGTPGAYWPGVVDDVEITAKALTAAQVQTLAQAPDFLPGAQWNLNDTPADRTGHGHTLALSPGAGWTSGKDGSGLAFDGIDGHAWTAGRVIRPDAGFTVAAWVKLDALGRAQTIVSQDGTDRSGFKLSYDPAGSGAWTFGITGNAHTGGTVPDRVLRATNVPRTGVWTHLAGVYRAPRVEKDEQSGEIKLYVNGRLQAAEAYTSVAVADGVLAIGRARHGGQAVEKLAGTVDTVELRPASANAAALQEMGNITFPFTQSNQVQQIPDLAVVDSPLDVNGLTPDMVERLKLDVHIEHTYQGDLKLELLAPDGTVYLLEDLRGTGDVDELKKSYRLNAAAETPNGFWTLRIHDTVIGDSGSLKQWSLSAPIDDGEVRGVPWSPRPGPAFQVAAGTTTSRSVTVSGLVGNAPDNLTLTVGPQYSYAGSSLRMILVGPRPSPTAEPREYVLYDGQRPPPAASSSCARYQTHPYNLRSQYVVDASASPANGEWTLKFENLSSSTGPNILNWSLSSPISDSEPAKAPDTKFADPENKPITSWRTSGYLYPCGLPGTEAQDLRVAVDIRHPNRGDLKLELTGASRTLLLEDVPDYDTGEDVRKTYTLKGVAVPPDTDWTLVITDTRTQFAGELNEWSVQTLPSTPAVFKDGWKGENLTDVPIADDAWSESPITVETVPDQGTQAPRAWQVSVAVKHTHRGDLALYLEAPDGEGYLLENLTRDGGDTDDLTKTYTVNAASKKAEGVWKLRVLDAVWGDTGVIDSWSLTPASFATALTTTPVKFADLAAAESPLTIAEERGNAPNGMQIQAAVTHTRPDQLVVTLLAPDGSAYVLHDRKPVLGPVFAVDASAEALKGTWKLKVQDTVAGEAGSIDSWGFVMAPQVAWPARSGPAITVPDSSPYRTSGYTYVSGIAGNAPADLRVSVATTARPGNLELVLVSPDGTRFPLHRHEQTFPDHWTVNASGERANGSWELEATRTDYCCTAMKIDSWSLWSPVNQAANPPGPRNKFANGADVAIPDQSWNHATSYLNVSGITGNAAVDLKVTVDIRHPRRGDLRLELDGDVRYPLEDFPDGDTGADVFKTYELRGVAQPANRSWELRVVDTLTGNTGTVDGWAIQILPSPQATVPAGWRAENLTDISVPDDGTAESPVTVTGLAGVAPKDWEVSVALRHTYRGDLLLHLVAPDGTAYPLEDLAPGGDTDDLTKSYVFNGSSEWADGVWKLRVRDRVWGDTGHIDAWSLSASPPGTPVPAVAWPEQNGSSFTVPDSSPYTVSSYKRVTGIAGNAPADLRVSVATTANPGNLELELIAPDNTRYPLHRWGAALPPYWTVDASAETANGEWVLWAKRADHCCTAMKIDSWRLWSPADRAPSAAGPVTKFGTGTDRAISDDSTSNYVSAQVTGITGNAPADLRVAVDIVHPRRGELVLTLEAPDGTSYPLEDFPDADTTADVFKTYLVNASPEVANGTWYLAVRDIKTGNTGTVDGWSLNMGGLRTVAPGTRFENPADVPLSDNGTTESTVSISSITGRAPAGLKVQTIIRHSHRGDLKLELIAPDGTPYLLENLTGSGDADDVVDEYSVDVSEEQAGGTWRLRIADGALGDTGLIDAWSLTFPAPLKYHHNGAVTVADAGAPAHSQIPVLGRAGNAPADLRVVVDVRHPRRGDLILHLVAPDGTAYLLEDVPDTDTAADVRQTYRVDASAEGAGGNWSLRAQDTKSGQSGTIQAWSLQFGGP